The following DNA comes from Candidatus Aegiribacteria sp..
TGATTCAATAGCCGTAGCCATACTTGAATCTCTTGATACGGTATGCGATAGAAAGAGGCTGATTGAATTTTCATCAGGATTCAAAGTTAAACGCATGGCAGAAGAAGTACTTGGCGTATACAGGGAGTATTCGAAGTGAAAATTCTGGAAGTTTACAAAGATGTGCATCCTCTGGTTCGCGGAGGAATTGAACGATATATACATGATCTTTCATCGTTCCTGGCGGAGAAGGGGCATGAAGTGGAAGTACTGATTGCGGGAGATAACAGTGATGGTTCTGATATTGAAATATCAGGCTTTAAAGTCAGAACAACTCCCTGTATCGGAAGAGTGATGTCAAATCCAATATGTCCTGGATTAATTGATTCCTTACGAGAAATTCCCGCTGATCTGGTGCATTTTCACGTTCCTCTGCCTTCCGCTGTAATATCCTGGCTGATGACCGGCAGCAAGACACCGTATATTGTCACGTATCACAGTGATATCGTGAGACAGGCTGCATTTCTGCCCTTTTATGGTCCATTTCTTCGAAAATTCCTCAATAGAGCAAACGCGGTAATCACCACTTCACCTGTGTATGCCGAAACATCTGTATTCTTATCACGATTGAAAAATATTTCAGTAATACCTATTGGTTCCGACCTCAATCGTTTCAAGCCTTCTGATTCAATGGAAACCGGAGATTATGTTCTTTTTGTGGGAAGATTCAGGAAGTACAAGGGTATTCATGTATTGCTGAAAGCGTGGAAGCACTTTCGGGATCGTCGACTTATCATGGTTGGCGGAGGACCGTTACTACCGGAGATTCATCGTGCTGTCAGAAAAGACAGACTCAACATTGAGATCATTCATGACCCGGATGATGACAGACTTGTTCAGCTTTATCAGGGCGCAAGATGTCTTGTCCTTCCATCAACTCTGAGGAGTGAAGCTTTCGGTATTGTTCAGACCGAAGCAATGGCATGCGGTACTCCAGTAATTAGTACTTCGATTCCAACAGGTGTTCCATGGGTCAATGAGGATGGAGTATCAGGTATTATTGTACAGCCTGATAATCCGGATGCTCTTGCTGATGCGATAATACGAATGGATGATTCAACTCTGCATGACAGACTTTCACGAGGCGCCCTGGAGAGGGCAGAACTTCTATTCGACAGTTCGGATCTCCTCTCAAAAATCGAGATCCTTATGCGAGAAGTAATATCAGAAATAAATGATGGATAGGCTGACCGGTCATTTTCGGGCAGAAGTGTTCCTTGTACTTCTGGCAATTGGAATCGGAGTACTCGAAAATCTCGTACCAAAACCATTCCCGTTTCTCAGAATTGGTCTTGGCAATGTAGTTACTGTTTCAGCGATAATAAGATTCGGCACGATGACAGGCTTGAGAATTAATATACTCAGATCAACCGGAGCAGCATTATTACTGGGAATAATAGCAACTCCAACTTATCTTCTCTCACTTGCAGGAGGGATAGTATCTTCAATAGTTATGGGAAATCTGAGAAAAGCATTCTCCGTTACAGGTATATCGGTTGCCGGCAGTCTTTGCAGTCTGTGTATTCAGTTATTTCTGGCAATGCTTCTTTTGCCCGGTCTTCCTGTTGGTACTCTTGCTTTGCCGCTTGTGATCTGGGGTATTCTTTCCGGAACCGTAACCGGGATTATTGCAGTTATACTGTTGAGAAAGGGGTTTCCCTGGATTCGGGAAACAGGGGTTGATTCAACCTGTTATCAGGGATAGATTAATATAATACTGGAGGAGAAGTGCTTCATAATCGTTCGACTCGATTCTGGATAATAATCTCATTCCTTGGAATGATGACTGGAACAGCTTTGGGAGAGGGAATAGCAGCGATACTGCCGGAATCATCAATTGCTTTGAGGTCATTCTTTTCCGGATCGCTTGAGTTCTCTGTGGGTCCTTTTGGATTTGATCTTATCGTTTTCAGATTCATTCTTGAAGAAATAGCTTTCAGGGTGAATCTGATGAGTTTTGCGGGACTGATGTTTGTAGGTTATCTTTACCGCTGGTTCTAGTTCGAAAAATTAAGACAGGGGGATGAAATGATGTTTCGTCCAGGTACCGGCGAAATTATTCTGATAATAGTTGCTCTTCTTTTGCTTTTTGGAGCAAAGAGAATCCCTGATCTTGCTCGATCGGTAGGTCAGGCGCTTCATATGTTCAGAAAAGGAATGAAGGAGGAATTCTCAGATAAAGAAGATGAGGAAATAGATTCTGAGAACGGAGAAAATTTGAATGGCGACAGTTAGTTACAGTTCAAGAGAGATCGATTGTAAGATTGTTTACGCGGGCCCTGGACTTTCAGGAAAAACAACAAACGTGAAACACATTCATTCAGTGATCCCGTCTGAAGACCGGGGTAAGCTTATTTCTCTGGCTACTGGAAATGAACGGACCCTTTTCTTTGATTTCCTTCCTGTAAATTCAGGAACCATATATGGTTTCAAGGTACGCCTGCATCTTTACAGCGTCCCTGGACAGGCGATGTATTCGGATAGTCGTCAACTGATTCTGCAGGGTGCAGATGGAATCATATTTGTGGCGGATTCTCAGAGGGCAAGGATGGATGCGAATATTGCCAGTCTCAGGGATCTGAAGGAGAATCTAAGGCATACAAAACGGAAAGGTCTCAGTCTTGTTCTTCAGAATAACAAACGTGATTTACCTGACATTCTACCATCTGAGACAATTAGAAATACGCTTGGCCTTGAACGGGTTCCATGTATTGAATCTGTTGCTACAGATGGAATTGGTGTTTTTGAGACACTCAGAAAAGCGAGCAGGATTGTAATGCGAAGACTTCATCGACAATTCTCTCTTGTTCTTGAAGAAAAGAGCGGATAGAGTGAGCGACAGTCAACCTGTTGATCTTCTCCTGGTTCGGCTCAGCAGGGAGGAAGAGAAAGAAAAAGTTCTTGAAATGCTGATAAGCGAACTGGGAATGTCTCACGATGAAGCCAGAGAAAAAGTAGATAGCTCTCCGAATATTCTCAGCGAGGGCATCTCAATGGAGCAGGCAAGAATTCTGCAGAACAGAATGTACCCCTACATAGATCTGCTGCCCAGATCATATTCAACAATTACTCAAGAAAACGTTGTTTCATCTGATGTTAACCAGGAGAATATATCTTCCGAATCGCTTCAGTCAGATGAAACTGATATCGATATACAAATCGAATATCCTGAAGAAGAAACGCTGAATTCTGAGGATGAAGAAAAGCTTGTTATCACAACTGCTGCAGATGAAGTACTGTCGATTGATCGATGCCACATCTGCGGTCGTACTCCAACAAGTTCCCAAAAACTTGCTCCATGCAGAACGTGTGGAGAACTGACCTGTTCAGATTGTTTTAATCGTAAAATGCATGTATGTGAGAAGTGCGTATCTGAAGGGAGAGCTGTTGATCGACCGCTGGACAACAAACCGGAGCGCAAAAAAGATCGGAAGCATGAGATTACCAGTGATGACAGAAAAAAAACCATAAGTGAAAATCAGAATATCTTTTCAAAGCTTTCACCTGCTGTTATTACAATTACAGCCGCTGTTCTCATCCTGATCGCATTCTTCCTGATTGATCCCATTAATCTTTTTAGCAATAATATGAATGGTTCAGGGATGGGATCATATATCTCCAGCGAGGATTCAGTTGTTTCTGCAGTACTTCCGGAATCCGATTCAGTACCTGATACTATATTAACGGAAATGCATACAGATACTCTTATTTCACATGAAGACAGTCTAACCGCACAACCTGACACATCCCGAACATTAATTTCACTGAGGAATATCAGGATTCCAGAATTTCCCGAAACTCCGGATGAAATTGTATTACCAAGGCTGCTACTTTCGACACCGGTTCGCGGCATTCAGGTTTACAGAGATTCGCTTACACTCCTGTCATACCCTGTCGGGTATATAGCCACATCTATTTCTGTTAAAATCGATGCTATTTCACTGATTCATACATCAGATGGATATACACTATTTATCATGTCTATCCTTCATCCCGAGCCGGTTGAAAAAAGAACTGCGCTGATCAGCAGTATCGGAGAATTACTTGACTCCACAGTAGTTGATCAAATGGTTCTCTACTATCGCGAAAACGACTATTATGATTCAGATCTCTTTTCTTTTGTCTCAGACAGTTTCAGTGTGATATCCCAGTCAAACAGCCCATACTTCCTGCAGAGAAAACAGGCGACTATACCGGAAATCAGAACACTGGTATTTGAAAATATTAATGATTGGATTACCAATCTGGACTGATGGTTGTTTTCACTGAAGGATTTCCAGCGGACAGAAACGTTTCGCAAGAACATTAATTTGAAAGATACATGAAAAATAAGAAGAACCTCGTAATAATTGAATCGCCGGCAAAAGCCAGAAGTCTGAAGAGCTATCTTGGTGAAGGCTATGAAATAATCGCGTCCTATGGTCATGTGAGGGATCTGCCCAGGAATTACATTGGTGTTGACGAGAAGAAGAACTTCAAACCCACATACACCATCCTTCCGGATAAAAGAAAAATAGTCGCTCAGTTGAAAATGAAAGCTTCAGGAATTTCCAGAATTTACCTTGCCGCTGATCCAGACAGAGAAGGTGAAGCTATATGCTGGCATCTTTCACAGATTCTTGAGGAAGACGGCAGAGTATTCAAAAGACTCAGGTTCAACGCGATAACAAAAGATACTGTACTCAAGGCTCTGAAGAATCCAAGTGTTATCGACATGCAGCTTGTTGATGCTCAACAGGCAAGACGAGTTATGGACAGGCTTGTAGGGTATAAAATATCATCCTACCTCCAGAAGATCATCGGAAGAGGGAAAAGCGCAGGGAGAGTTCAGACAGTTGTTCTGAGAATCATACA
Coding sequences within:
- a CDS encoding glycosyltransferase, with amino-acid sequence MKILEVYKDVHPLVRGGIERYIHDLSSFLAEKGHEVEVLIAGDNSDGSDIEISGFKVRTTPCIGRVMSNPICPGLIDSLREIPADLVHFHVPLPSAVISWLMTGSKTPYIVTYHSDIVRQAAFLPFYGPFLRKFLNRANAVITTSPVYAETSVFLSRLKNISVIPIGSDLNRFKPSDSMETGDYVLFVGRFRKYKGIHVLLKAWKHFRDRRLIMVGGGPLLPEIHRAVRKDRLNIEIIHDPDDDRLVQLYQGARCLVLPSTLRSEAFGIVQTEAMACGTPVISTSIPTGVPWVNEDGVSGIIVQPDNPDALADAIIRMDDSTLHDRLSRGALERAELLFDSSDLLSKIEILMREVISEINDG
- a CDS encoding Gx transporter family protein; translation: MMDRLTGHFRAEVFLVLLAIGIGVLENLVPKPFPFLRIGLGNVVTVSAIIRFGTMTGLRINILRSTGAALLLGIIATPTYLLSLAGGIVSSIVMGNLRKAFSVTGISVAGSLCSLCIQLFLAMLLLPGLPVGTLALPLVIWGILSGTVTGIIAVILLRKGFPWIRETGVDSTCYQG
- the tatA gene encoding twin-arginine translocase TatA/TatE family subunit, whose amino-acid sequence is MFRPGTGEIILIIVALLLLFGAKRIPDLARSVGQALHMFRKGMKEEFSDKEDEEIDSENGENLNGDS
- a CDS encoding gliding-motility protein MglA, producing MATVSYSSREIDCKIVYAGPGLSGKTTNVKHIHSVIPSEDRGKLISLATGNERTLFFDFLPVNSGTIYGFKVRLHLYSVPGQAMYSDSRQLILQGADGIIFVADSQRARMDANIASLRDLKENLRHTKRKGLSLVLQNNKRDLPDILPSETIRNTLGLERVPCIESVATDGIGVFETLRKASRIVMRRLHRQFSLVLEEKSG